One Phragmites australis chromosome 23, lpPhrAust1.1, whole genome shotgun sequence DNA window includes the following coding sequences:
- the LOC133906229 gene encoding probable WRKY transcription factor 4 isoform X2 produces MSARPPPPPRPRLALPPRSAAESLFTGAGDASPGPLTLASALFPSDAEAAAGGGHGGSSASGPASFTQLLIGSLGPPAPQQQQQHEAERGRGGVARAGPALSVAPPASAASAASVFTVPPGLSPSGLFDSPGLLFSPAMGGFGMSHQQALTQVTAQASHSPLRMFDRIEQPSFSAAATSSEPLHHMNSAANMAGISEMAMVTANNDNASFQSAEASQRYQVNAPVDKPAGDGYNWRKYGQKVVKGSDCPRSYYKCTHPSCPVKKKVEHAEDGQISEIIYKGKHNHQRPPNKRAKDGNSSAAEQNEQSNDTTSGLSSAKRDQEAIYGMSEQVSGLSDGDDMDDGESRPHEVDDGDTDNKRRTLSEPKIIVQTTSEVDLLDDGYRWRKYGQKVVKGNPHPRSYYKCTYAGCNVRKHIERASSDPKAVITTYEGKHNHEPPVGRGNNQNAGMSALSNSSQLKGKNSMPNNQASLSRTDFSNTNQRPIGILQFKREE; encoded by the exons ATGTCCGCgcgcccgcctccgccgccgcgcccgcgcctgGCGCTGCCGCCGCGCTCGGCCGCGGAGTCGCTCTtcaccggcgccggcgacgccaGCCCCGGCCCGCTCACGCTCGCCTCCGCACTCTTCCCCTCCGACGCcgaggccgccgccggcgggggCCACGGTGGCTCCTCCGCCTCCGGACCGGCGAGCTTCACGCAGCTCCTCATCGGCTCCCTTGGGCCGCCGGCTccgcaacagcagcagcagcatgagGCGGAGAGGGGGAGAGGCGGGGTCGCGAGGGCTGGACCGGCGCTGTCGGTGGCGCCTCCGGCGTCCGCGGCTTCGGCGGCGTCCGTGTTCACGGTGCCCCCCGGCCTCAGCCCCTCCGGCCTGTTCGACTCCCCCGGTTTGCTCTTCTCGCCGGCCATG GGGGGCTTTGGAATGTCGCATCAGCAGGCTCTGACTCAAGTTACAGCCCAAGCAAGCCATTCTCCACTCAGAATGTTCGATCGCATTGAACAACCGTCTTTTTCAGCAGCTGCAACATCATCTGAACCTCTACATCATATGAATTCTGCAGCCAATATGGCAGGAATTTCAGAGATGGCAATGGTGACAGCAAACAACGATAATGCATCCTTTCAATCAGCTGAGGCGTCTCAGAGGTATCAAGTTAATGCCCCTGTTGATAAACCCGCTGGTGATGGCTATAACTGGCGGAAATATGGTCAGAAGGTGGTGAAGGGCAGTGATTGCCCGAGGAGCTATTACAAATGTACTCATCCTAGTTGTCCGGTTAAGAAAAAAGTAGAACATGCAGAAGATGGTCAAATATCCGAGATCATCTACAAAGGCAAACACAATCACCAACGTCCACCAAATAAGCGGGCAAAAGACGGCAACTCTTCAGCTGCCGAGCAAAATGAACAATCTAATGATACCACATCTGGCTTGTCAAGCGCTAAGAGAGATCAAGAAGCTATATATGGGATGTCTGAACAAGTATCTGGTTTAAGTGACGGAGATGATATGGATGATGGTGAATCAAGACCACATGAAGTGGATGATGGTGATACTGACAACAAAAGAAG GACTTTGTCAGAGCCTAAGATTATTGTGCAAACAACCAGTGAGGTTGATCTTTTGGATGACGGTTATAGATGGCGCAAGTATGGGCAGAAGGTTGTCAAAGGAAACCCTCATCCAAg GAGTTACTACAAGTGCACATATGCTGGGTGCAATGTTAGGAAGCACATTGAGAGAGCTTCCTCGGATCCTAAGGCTGTCATAACAACTTATGAAGGAAAACATAACCATGAACCACCGGTTGGTAGGGGCAACAACCAGAATGCAGGAATGTCGGCTCTGTCAAACAGTTCACAACTGAAAGGGAAGAATAGCATGCCTAATAATCAAGCTTCACTTTCAAGAACAGACTTCAGCAACACTAACCAGAGGCCAATTGGGATCTTACAATTCAAAAGGGAAGAATAG
- the LOC133906229 gene encoding probable WRKY transcription factor 3 isoform X1, which produces MSARPPPPPRPRLALPPRSAAESLFTGAGDASPGPLTLASALFPSDAEAAAGGGHGGSSASGPASFTQLLIGSLGPPAPQQQQQHEAERGRGGVARAGPALSVAPPASAASAASVFTVPPGLSPSGLFDSPGLLFSPAMGGFGMSHQQALTQVTAQASHSPLRMFDRIEQPSFSAAATSSEPLHHMNSAANMAGISEMAMVTANNDNASFQSAEASQRYQVNAPVDKPAGDGYNWRKYGQKVVKGSDCPRSYYKCTHPSCPVKKKVEHAEDGQISEIIYKGKHNHQRPPNKRAKDGNSSAAEQNEQSNDTTSGLSSAKRDQEAIYGMSEQVSGLSDGDDMDDGESRPHEVDDGDTDNKRRNIQISSQRTLSEPKIIVQTTSEVDLLDDGYRWRKYGQKVVKGNPHPRSYYKCTYAGCNVRKHIERASSDPKAVITTYEGKHNHEPPVGRGNNQNAGMSALSNSSQLKGKNSMPNNQASLSRTDFSNTNQRPIGILQFKREE; this is translated from the exons ATGTCCGCgcgcccgcctccgccgccgcgcccgcgcctgGCGCTGCCGCCGCGCTCGGCCGCGGAGTCGCTCTtcaccggcgccggcgacgccaGCCCCGGCCCGCTCACGCTCGCCTCCGCACTCTTCCCCTCCGACGCcgaggccgccgccggcgggggCCACGGTGGCTCCTCCGCCTCCGGACCGGCGAGCTTCACGCAGCTCCTCATCGGCTCCCTTGGGCCGCCGGCTccgcaacagcagcagcagcatgagGCGGAGAGGGGGAGAGGCGGGGTCGCGAGGGCTGGACCGGCGCTGTCGGTGGCGCCTCCGGCGTCCGCGGCTTCGGCGGCGTCCGTGTTCACGGTGCCCCCCGGCCTCAGCCCCTCCGGCCTGTTCGACTCCCCCGGTTTGCTCTTCTCGCCGGCCATG GGGGGCTTTGGAATGTCGCATCAGCAGGCTCTGACTCAAGTTACAGCCCAAGCAAGCCATTCTCCACTCAGAATGTTCGATCGCATTGAACAACCGTCTTTTTCAGCAGCTGCAACATCATCTGAACCTCTACATCATATGAATTCTGCAGCCAATATGGCAGGAATTTCAGAGATGGCAATGGTGACAGCAAACAACGATAATGCATCCTTTCAATCAGCTGAGGCGTCTCAGAGGTATCAAGTTAATGCCCCTGTTGATAAACCCGCTGGTGATGGCTATAACTGGCGGAAATATGGTCAGAAGGTGGTGAAGGGCAGTGATTGCCCGAGGAGCTATTACAAATGTACTCATCCTAGTTGTCCGGTTAAGAAAAAAGTAGAACATGCAGAAGATGGTCAAATATCCGAGATCATCTACAAAGGCAAACACAATCACCAACGTCCACCAAATAAGCGGGCAAAAGACGGCAACTCTTCAGCTGCCGAGCAAAATGAACAATCTAATGATACCACATCTGGCTTGTCAAGCGCTAAGAGAGATCAAGAAGCTATATATGGGATGTCTGAACAAGTATCTGGTTTAAGTGACGGAGATGATATGGATGATGGTGAATCAAGACCACATGAAGTGGATGATGGTGATACTGACAACAAAAGAAG AAATATACAAATTTCTTCACAAAGGACTTTGTCAGAGCCTAAGATTATTGTGCAAACAACCAGTGAGGTTGATCTTTTGGATGACGGTTATAGATGGCGCAAGTATGGGCAGAAGGTTGTCAAAGGAAACCCTCATCCAAg GAGTTACTACAAGTGCACATATGCTGGGTGCAATGTTAGGAAGCACATTGAGAGAGCTTCCTCGGATCCTAAGGCTGTCATAACAACTTATGAAGGAAAACATAACCATGAACCACCGGTTGGTAGGGGCAACAACCAGAATGCAGGAATGTCGGCTCTGTCAAACAGTTCACAACTGAAAGGGAAGAATAGCATGCCTAATAATCAAGCTTCACTTTCAAGAACAGACTTCAGCAACACTAACCAGAGGCCAATTGGGATCTTACAATTCAAAAGGGAAGAATAG